One Solea senegalensis isolate Sse05_10M linkage group LG13, IFAPA_SoseM_1, whole genome shotgun sequence DNA segment encodes these proteins:
- the grk6 gene encoding G protein-coupled receptor kinase 6 isoform X2, producing MELENIVANTVLLKAREGGGGSRKGKSKKWKQMLQFPHISVCEELRQTIDKDYSSLCERQPIGRLLFRLFCETRPELRRCVNFLDAVAEFEVTPDEKRKESGQEAIDKYFNTTSDNHVSEVEDAMMVQCRERLQQDACKDLFKDCTKLIHDYLSVAPFADYLDSMFFNRFLQWKWLERRPVTKNTFRQYRVLGKGGFGEVCACQVRATGKMYACKKLEKKRIKKRKGESMALNEKVILEKVNSRFVVSLAYAYETKEALCLVLTLMNGGDLKFHIYHMGESGFDETRAVFYSAEICCGLEDLHRERIIYRDLKPENILLDDLGHIRISDLGLAVHVPEGQTIKGRVGTVGYMAPEVVMNQRYSLSPDWWGLGCLLYEMIEGQSPFQQRKKKIKREEVERLVTEVDEEYSCKFSEDAKSLCKMLLAKDPTERMGCQGGGASEVKAHPIFRSINFKRLEAGMLQVPFIPDPQAIYCKDVLDIEQFSSVKGVELEPKDESFYSKVSTGSVSIPWQNEMIETECFTELNVFSLDGTLPVDLDWRGQPSPPPKQGLLQWLFGRQECCGNCSDSDEEPTRL from the exons aTGGAGCTGGAGAACATCGTGGCCAATACGGTGCTGCTAAAGGCGCGGGAAG gAGGAGGTGGAAGCAGAAAAGGGAAAAGTAAGAAGTGGAAGCAGATGCTTCAGTTTCctcacatcagtgtgtgtgaagaacTGCGACAGACCATAG ACAAAGACTACAGCAGCCTGTGTGAGCGTCAGCCTATCGGACGTTTACTGTTCAGACTTTTCTGTGAGACTCGACCTGAGCTACGACGCTGCGTCAACTTCCTGGATgctgtg gcaGAGTTCGAGGTGACACCTGAcgagaagaggaaggagagcgGTCAAGAAGCGATCGACAAATACTTCAACACAACG tcGGACAATCACGTGTCAGAGGTGGAGGATGCCATGATGGTCCAGTGCAGGGAGCGGCTGCAGCAGGACGCCTGCAAAGACCTCTTCAAGGACTGTACCAA ATTAATCCACGATTACCTCAGTGTGGCACCATTCGCAGATTACCTGGACAGCATGTTCTTCAACAGGTTCTTACAGTGGAAATGGCTggagag ACGTCCAGTGACTAAAAACACGTTCAGACAGTACAGAGTTTTAGGAAAAGGAGGATTTGGAGAA gtgtgtgcgtgtcaggTTCGAGCCACGGGGAAAATGTACGCGTGTAAGAAGTTggagaagaaaagaataaagaagagaaaaggagaatCGATGGCTCTGAACGAGAAAGTGATTCTGGAGAAAGTCAACAGCAGATTTGTC GTGAGTTTAGCGTACGCCTATGAGACAAAGGAAGCGCTCTGTCTGGTTCTGACCCTGATGAACGGAGGAGACCTGAAGTTCCACATCTACCACATGGGCGAGTCGGGTTTTGACGAGACCAGAGCCGTCTTCTACTCTGCAGAGATCTGCTGCGGGTTAGAGGACCTGCACCGAGAGAGGATCATctacag agacCTGAAACCAGAGAACATCCTGCTGGACGACCTCG gCCACATCAGAATATCAGATCTTGGTCTGGCTGTTCATGTCCCAGAGGGACAAACCATTAAAGGACGAGTGGGGACAGTGGGATACATGG ctcCAGAGGTGGTGATGAACCAGCGTTACAGCCTCAGTCCAGACTGGTGGGGACTGGGATGTCTCCTGTACGAGATGATTGAGGGACAGTCTCCGTttcagcagaggaagaagaagattaaGAGGGAGGAAGTGGAGCGGCTGGTGACCGAGGTGGACGAGGAGTATTCATGCAAGTTCTCCGAGGACGCCAAGTCCCTCTGCAAGATG CTGCTCGCCAAAGACCCCACAGAGAGGATGGGCTGCCAGGGGGGCGGGGCCTCAGAGGTCAAAGCCCATCCCATCTTTAGGTCCATTAACTTCAAACGTCTGGAGGCAGGAATGTTGCAGGTTCCCTTTATCCCTGAC CCTCAGGCCATCTACTGTAAAGACGTGCTGGACATCGAGCAGTTCTCGTCAGTCAAAGGAGTGGAGTTGGAGCCTAAAGACGAGTCTTTCTACAGTAAAGTGTCCACAGGCAGCGTCTCCATTCCCTGGCAGAACGAG ATGATCGAGACCGAGTGTTTTACTGAACTCAACGTTTTCTCCTTGGACGGGACACTTCCTGTGGACCTGGACTGGAGAGGACAACCGTCTCCTCCTCCCAAACAGGGACTCCTGCAGTGGCTGTTTGGAAGACAG GAATGTTGTGGTAACTGCAGTGACAGTGACGAGGAGCCTACCaggctgtga
- the grk6 gene encoding G protein-coupled receptor kinase 6 isoform X1 → MTLLTEGEVDVKAPNPLTCRILLNQITGLYDPVDLTTPVKQKGGGGSRKGKSKKWKQMLQFPHISVCEELRQTIDKDYSSLCERQPIGRLLFRLFCETRPELRRCVNFLDAVAEFEVTPDEKRKESGQEAIDKYFNTTSDNHVSEVEDAMMVQCRERLQQDACKDLFKDCTKLIHDYLSVAPFADYLDSMFFNRFLQWKWLERRPVTKNTFRQYRVLGKGGFGEVCACQVRATGKMYACKKLEKKRIKKRKGESMALNEKVILEKVNSRFVVSLAYAYETKEALCLVLTLMNGGDLKFHIYHMGESGFDETRAVFYSAEICCGLEDLHRERIIYRDLKPENILLDDLGHIRISDLGLAVHVPEGQTIKGRVGTVGYMAPEVVMNQRYSLSPDWWGLGCLLYEMIEGQSPFQQRKKKIKREEVERLVTEVDEEYSCKFSEDAKSLCKMLLAKDPTERMGCQGGGASEVKAHPIFRSINFKRLEAGMLQVPFIPDPQAIYCKDVLDIEQFSSVKGVELEPKDESFYSKVSTGSVSIPWQNEMIETECFTELNVFSLDGTLPVDLDWRGQPSPPPKQGLLQWLFGRQECCGNCSDSDEEPTRL, encoded by the exons ATGACTCTCCTTACTGAAGGAGAAGTGGATGTAAAAGCACCGAACCCATTAACTTGTCGCATCCTACTGAACCAGATCACTGGATTGTACGACCCTGTCGATCTAACAACACCTGTGAAGCAAAAAG gAGGAGGTGGAAGCAGAAAAGGGAAAAGTAAGAAGTGGAAGCAGATGCTTCAGTTTCctcacatcagtgtgtgtgaagaacTGCGACAGACCATAG ACAAAGACTACAGCAGCCTGTGTGAGCGTCAGCCTATCGGACGTTTACTGTTCAGACTTTTCTGTGAGACTCGACCTGAGCTACGACGCTGCGTCAACTTCCTGGATgctgtg gcaGAGTTCGAGGTGACACCTGAcgagaagaggaaggagagcgGTCAAGAAGCGATCGACAAATACTTCAACACAACG tcGGACAATCACGTGTCAGAGGTGGAGGATGCCATGATGGTCCAGTGCAGGGAGCGGCTGCAGCAGGACGCCTGCAAAGACCTCTTCAAGGACTGTACCAA ATTAATCCACGATTACCTCAGTGTGGCACCATTCGCAGATTACCTGGACAGCATGTTCTTCAACAGGTTCTTACAGTGGAAATGGCTggagag ACGTCCAGTGACTAAAAACACGTTCAGACAGTACAGAGTTTTAGGAAAAGGAGGATTTGGAGAA gtgtgtgcgtgtcaggTTCGAGCCACGGGGAAAATGTACGCGTGTAAGAAGTTggagaagaaaagaataaagaagagaaaaggagaatCGATGGCTCTGAACGAGAAAGTGATTCTGGAGAAAGTCAACAGCAGATTTGTC GTGAGTTTAGCGTACGCCTATGAGACAAAGGAAGCGCTCTGTCTGGTTCTGACCCTGATGAACGGAGGAGACCTGAAGTTCCACATCTACCACATGGGCGAGTCGGGTTTTGACGAGACCAGAGCCGTCTTCTACTCTGCAGAGATCTGCTGCGGGTTAGAGGACCTGCACCGAGAGAGGATCATctacag agacCTGAAACCAGAGAACATCCTGCTGGACGACCTCG gCCACATCAGAATATCAGATCTTGGTCTGGCTGTTCATGTCCCAGAGGGACAAACCATTAAAGGACGAGTGGGGACAGTGGGATACATGG ctcCAGAGGTGGTGATGAACCAGCGTTACAGCCTCAGTCCAGACTGGTGGGGACTGGGATGTCTCCTGTACGAGATGATTGAGGGACAGTCTCCGTttcagcagaggaagaagaagattaaGAGGGAGGAAGTGGAGCGGCTGGTGACCGAGGTGGACGAGGAGTATTCATGCAAGTTCTCCGAGGACGCCAAGTCCCTCTGCAAGATG CTGCTCGCCAAAGACCCCACAGAGAGGATGGGCTGCCAGGGGGGCGGGGCCTCAGAGGTCAAAGCCCATCCCATCTTTAGGTCCATTAACTTCAAACGTCTGGAGGCAGGAATGTTGCAGGTTCCCTTTATCCCTGAC CCTCAGGCCATCTACTGTAAAGACGTGCTGGACATCGAGCAGTTCTCGTCAGTCAAAGGAGTGGAGTTGGAGCCTAAAGACGAGTCTTTCTACAGTAAAGTGTCCACAGGCAGCGTCTCCATTCCCTGGCAGAACGAG ATGATCGAGACCGAGTGTTTTACTGAACTCAACGTTTTCTCCTTGGACGGGACACTTCCTGTGGACCTGGACTGGAGAGGACAACCGTCTCCTCCTCCCAAACAGGGACTCCTGCAGTGGCTGTTTGGAAGACAG GAATGTTGTGGTAACTGCAGTGACAGTGACGAGGAGCCTACCaggctgtga
- the grk6 gene encoding G protein-coupled receptor kinase 6 isoform X3, producing MLQFPHISVCEELRQTIDKDYSSLCERQPIGRLLFRLFCETRPELRRCVNFLDAVAEFEVTPDEKRKESGQEAIDKYFNTTSDNHVSEVEDAMMVQCRERLQQDACKDLFKDCTKLIHDYLSVAPFADYLDSMFFNRFLQWKWLERRPVTKNTFRQYRVLGKGGFGEVCACQVRATGKMYACKKLEKKRIKKRKGESMALNEKVILEKVNSRFVVSLAYAYETKEALCLVLTLMNGGDLKFHIYHMGESGFDETRAVFYSAEICCGLEDLHRERIIYRDLKPENILLDDLGHIRISDLGLAVHVPEGQTIKGRVGTVGYMAPEVVMNQRYSLSPDWWGLGCLLYEMIEGQSPFQQRKKKIKREEVERLVTEVDEEYSCKFSEDAKSLCKMLLAKDPTERMGCQGGGASEVKAHPIFRSINFKRLEAGMLQVPFIPDPQAIYCKDVLDIEQFSSVKGVELEPKDESFYSKVSTGSVSIPWQNEMIETECFTELNVFSLDGTLPVDLDWRGQPSPPPKQGLLQWLFGRQECCGNCSDSDEEPTRL from the exons ATGCTTCAGTTTCctcacatcagtgtgtgtgaagaacTGCGACAGACCATAG ACAAAGACTACAGCAGCCTGTGTGAGCGTCAGCCTATCGGACGTTTACTGTTCAGACTTTTCTGTGAGACTCGACCTGAGCTACGACGCTGCGTCAACTTCCTGGATgctgtg gcaGAGTTCGAGGTGACACCTGAcgagaagaggaaggagagcgGTCAAGAAGCGATCGACAAATACTTCAACACAACG tcGGACAATCACGTGTCAGAGGTGGAGGATGCCATGATGGTCCAGTGCAGGGAGCGGCTGCAGCAGGACGCCTGCAAAGACCTCTTCAAGGACTGTACCAA ATTAATCCACGATTACCTCAGTGTGGCACCATTCGCAGATTACCTGGACAGCATGTTCTTCAACAGGTTCTTACAGTGGAAATGGCTggagag ACGTCCAGTGACTAAAAACACGTTCAGACAGTACAGAGTTTTAGGAAAAGGAGGATTTGGAGAA gtgtgtgcgtgtcaggTTCGAGCCACGGGGAAAATGTACGCGTGTAAGAAGTTggagaagaaaagaataaagaagagaaaaggagaatCGATGGCTCTGAACGAGAAAGTGATTCTGGAGAAAGTCAACAGCAGATTTGTC GTGAGTTTAGCGTACGCCTATGAGACAAAGGAAGCGCTCTGTCTGGTTCTGACCCTGATGAACGGAGGAGACCTGAAGTTCCACATCTACCACATGGGCGAGTCGGGTTTTGACGAGACCAGAGCCGTCTTCTACTCTGCAGAGATCTGCTGCGGGTTAGAGGACCTGCACCGAGAGAGGATCATctacag agacCTGAAACCAGAGAACATCCTGCTGGACGACCTCG gCCACATCAGAATATCAGATCTTGGTCTGGCTGTTCATGTCCCAGAGGGACAAACCATTAAAGGACGAGTGGGGACAGTGGGATACATGG ctcCAGAGGTGGTGATGAACCAGCGTTACAGCCTCAGTCCAGACTGGTGGGGACTGGGATGTCTCCTGTACGAGATGATTGAGGGACAGTCTCCGTttcagcagaggaagaagaagattaaGAGGGAGGAAGTGGAGCGGCTGGTGACCGAGGTGGACGAGGAGTATTCATGCAAGTTCTCCGAGGACGCCAAGTCCCTCTGCAAGATG CTGCTCGCCAAAGACCCCACAGAGAGGATGGGCTGCCAGGGGGGCGGGGCCTCAGAGGTCAAAGCCCATCCCATCTTTAGGTCCATTAACTTCAAACGTCTGGAGGCAGGAATGTTGCAGGTTCCCTTTATCCCTGAC CCTCAGGCCATCTACTGTAAAGACGTGCTGGACATCGAGCAGTTCTCGTCAGTCAAAGGAGTGGAGTTGGAGCCTAAAGACGAGTCTTTCTACAGTAAAGTGTCCACAGGCAGCGTCTCCATTCCCTGGCAGAACGAG ATGATCGAGACCGAGTGTTTTACTGAACTCAACGTTTTCTCCTTGGACGGGACACTTCCTGTGGACCTGGACTGGAGAGGACAACCGTCTCCTCCTCCCAAACAGGGACTCCTGCAGTGGCTGTTTGGAAGACAG GAATGTTGTGGTAACTGCAGTGACAGTGACGAGGAGCCTACCaggctgtga